The following is a genomic window from Candidatus Paceibacter sp..
TAAGTTATCATTTGCTTTTTCGATCACAATAAGGAAACGGTGCATGCTGCTTAACCTCTTTCAATTTTGCTTGTTTCAAAATACTATTCAAAGTCCCAGGATCATGTTATAGCAACTTTTTTAGATTGGAGAGTAATACTGACTTCACCTGACTGGATTAACCGGCGTACCGACGCATTCAGAAATTCCACACTGACCACAATGACCCCACCTGGCTCCTCAATCGCATCCACCGGAGGGTCATCACGAAGAATAAAGAGGAGAACGTCCGCTTCGCTATCATATTTTATCCGCATTCTCTTTTTCCTCCTTCCAGTATCTCTCTATTTTACTGGTCCAATAAACAGTCAAAAGTTTTCTCTTCCCTTCGATTTCTACAAAAGGAACTCGCAATAAACCTTTACGAGTTTTTGTCTGCGCAACAAGCGCATCCATGTCGCCAGGAACAATTTGTTCAGGATAGTTTACCAAATCTTCCACTTCCTGTCTTGTAACTCCAAGCCTTTTCTCCCATTCCTTCTGTCGTTCTTCAGCATGTTTTGTCCATATAATCTTCATACTAACTTATTTCTCTTTTGCATACTTTACATCTTCCCCTACGCGACATTCCTGCAAGCTCAGCAGCCTTGCCCAATGATATCTTTCCAAGTTCAAACATCTTCAATGCAGCCATCAAGCATATATGCTGTTCCAGTTCATCCTTTGTCATGTGAATTGCATGTTCCAAACCCACTGGATATTTTATCTTAATTTCTTCTGTTTTCATAATATCACCCTATTATTTGACTTTGAATTCATCAAAATACCCAAGACCGGCATCTCCACTTATAATGAAACGTCCATGACCTAACGGTCACAAAGGGATATGAAAATCAATAATTATTACAATAGTCCGTACGCAACGTAGGGGTTGAAGATTTTCAGCCCCTACATTTTCCCATCCTTGTGATTTTTGCGTCCTTAGTATTCTTAGTGGTTATACCATAATTTTCAGGTGAACCCCGGCCCTTACATATCTTCTTTCTCTTTGCCTGTGAATGCCGCTTAAAAGACTTTCAATATTTTATGTAACATTTTAGTTTTTTGAAAAAGATGTTCACGTGTGCCTGTTATATAACATGAATAGAACATTTTCTTTGTAGTGGCAAGGCACGCCTTGCCACTACAAATCATACCCTTTACAGGCAGATTTTATTTCAAAAAACTAAAATGTTACTATTTTATCAATTTTGTAAGAAGCGGTTTCCTGCAAATTTACATTTTCAACAATTGATTTATGGAGCATTTTATGTCTTCAATATAATTTATTTCATCATCCCAATCGGTGATAAACCACCTCTTGCCTTTTTCCGCGACCATAACCTTTCGTTCCTTCATAAGCACCCATATTACCCTTTCTACCCCCGAACCAAGCAAATCATCTGTTTTTTCGTTTATATAATGAGTAACATCACCGTATTTTTTTAAATCAGCTTTTGTATCTACTTCAATAACAACCTTGGGCGGAACTGCAATATACTCGTCCTTAAGCAAAGAATCCTTTACTTTTTCTTTCTCAAAAATCGCAATATCCAGATTCCTCCGGCTTTTTGGAGGAAATTTAAACCCCACCTCGTTCGATAAGACCACATATTTACCACTTAATTTTGACAATAAAAGATTTAAAATAAGGGTAATCAGATATGATTGCAACCCACTGCTTCCCCTAACCTCCTCCAGTGTTTTTCCGCCAGCCAAAACCTTATCATAATCTCTGTAATATATTGGACTTCCTCTCGTCATTTCATAGATAAGTTCTTTTGGTATTTTTCTTCTTTTTTTCCTTTCTTCAACTAAAGTTTCTGTTTCTTTACTCATAATATTTACTCCTATTTTTGATATTCTCTCCTTTTGGAATTACAAGCTTTTCGCACAAAGTAGTTAAAAGCTCAAGCCGTCCTATTCTATGGAGTAGTATAAGGGGAGATGTGTTGCAAACCCACAGATTACCCACGGGCTAGTTCCTCTTTGATTTCCTCTATAGAATATTGAAAAGGTGATACTCCAAATTTCGCCAGTTTCAATTCCCTTTCTCATAAGATTCCTTTTGTCAATAAGGAGACGCGGAGCCATCTTGTAAGTGGTATTATGTAAATTTGTAAATGGTAATGAAGAAATAGTAAGTTGTAAAATAGGGAATCGAACCCGAGTGTTCCAAGCACTTGTCAAACTTAGTTTAAAGTGGATAATTGACGTCTCCACTCCCAATTTACGCTATTGGGTTTCGGGCTATCCTACTTCACAGTAGTTTCGCTCTTGCTCCCCTGTCTCCTTTATTCATACTGTTAAAAGTGTTAGTGCTTTGCACGATATATTGTCAATTGCTCGAAAAATTTCGTAACAATTTAGTTTTTTGAAAAAGTATTATTTACAAGCTCCATAGGAGCGACCTGTTTGTAGATAAGAGAACGCCGTATAGGTTTAGCTCCATCAGGAGCGGCCGGTTTTTCTATGAATCATACAGGCCGCTCCTACGGAGCTATTTACCCTGGCAACTTTTATTGAGCTACAAACAGACCACCCCTAACGGGGTTACATGGTATTTTATATATTGGATTTCCAAAAAGCTAAAGTGTTACAAAATTTCTGGCAGGGTTATTCCTTAAAATTAACAGTTTCAGTATGATTAATCCTATGAATTTCTTGATTTAGCTTTCTTAGTTTTTTTAGTAAATTTTCATAGTTTTGATAAACATCATTAAATTTTTGTTTCGGCTCTTTTATGATATCTCTTCCTTCTTTGTGAATAATTTTCACATATGCAGATTCGTTTAATTTATCACTTAATACATTAATATCTTTTATCAAATTTTTCCTGATCTCTAATGCTTCTGACAGTGTTATTTCATTTCCATCATAATTCGATTTTGTTTTTAAATTAGCAAATTATTTTTATTGTCTGGCATTATATCTTCCCCCTGCAAATTCTTATACAAGCAGGCAAGATTTCTCAAAAATCAAGACGACATCTTACCCTCTATATCTTTTTCAAACTGTTTGATAATTTTCTCACTTATCCAGAAGCCGTTCATCCGTAACTTATTTATCTCATGGATTGGTTCTTTTATTAAGCCTTTTGTCCATGCAAATCTAATAACACCAACTGTACCGATCATTTTCAGATTAACAGTCCTTGGTAGCATTTTAGTTTTTTGAAAATATCCACTAACGAGGCGATTATTTTACCCTGTAGAGGCAATTCATGAATTGCCTCTACATAAAAATTGACGCAAAGGCATTTTTCAACTATTGACATTTTCAAAAACTAAACTGTTACGACAAAGATTAAATTCGTTAAATGGTCAATCAGAAAGCAAAGTATGAAACGGATTAAAATAGTTCAAACAGTTCAAGCTGATGAGAAAATGGGTAAAAAGGTTAAGTTTTTCATTTTTATAAGTTCAAGGTTCACTGTTCAAGGTTATGTATTTTTCCTGTTAGAGCAATTTTTAATATCTCTGTAAAAAACGATTGTTCTTTAATATTGCTCGGCCTTTAAGGACAAATACCTCTGTCTGAATATCTACCTTCTCAACAAACTGAAGTTTAGAAAGACCTTCAAGTAGTAAAAGGAGAAATTGGCTTATATCCACTGTCCTTTAATCTCTTCATAGTGTTTTTTGAATGCGTTGTTTTGACCAGAACCTCACCCAATTTTGGTGACATAACAGTCATTTATGACCTCCTTTTATGACTTGCACATACTGCGTCTCAAAATGCAGAAACATGAATATCCGTTCTCTAGCTAACAGATTGACAAGCAATAAGCTTCAACCAACTAATTCAAGCTTTAATTTCTCTATCCGTGAGCGGACCGGTTTTAATTCAGTGATCGTTATATACACAAGGGGTGTATCTTTTTCGGCTATACTTTGTGCTGTTTTTCTTGCCCAGTTGTTAAATTCCTCATCACCTTCCATTTGCATAACAACAAGGGCATTGTCGGGTATCTTGTTAGCAAATTCAGGGTACTCCAGAACATATCTGTCAAATTCCTTAACAAGCATGCCGTTTTTCTCTACAAATCTCTTTTTGTCTATCATGGGATATCTCCTCTTAAAAACTTCTCCCTATAAATTTCCCAGTTTTCATTGATATCATCATCTGCTAAAGTTAATGCATCTCCATAATCGAGGTAAAGATTTATCTTTCTGCACTGCCCTTTAATATTATAACAATCTTTGTGTGCAAAATCATGCACGCAATCATAACGTATTACTTCTTTCCATACACCACCCGTTTTTACCTCCAGTTGGACAACAAATTTTGTAATCTTGCCAGACTCAGTAATGTGATAATGTCTTTTCCTTACATCTATATCAAGCAGTATTAGATACTGTTTCTCGGGCACGGTTGTAATTATTACCTATTCAATTGATAAATAAGGATTCCGGAATTCACTAAGTAATTGCGAGGAAAGCTGGCGTTGGGATATCTGCTCGCCGCTTTCAATTGATTGGAGGATGTTATATTGTGTGATTTCTTCCTGGTTGGCCATGATATTTGTTTACAGGATTAAATAGAAACAGTATTAATTAAAGCGATAGGAACGGTTTGAAGTGTAAGGTGATTAGGGAGTATGTCCCTCTCAGTTACATAGCTACTATTAATGTAACTTACATAATACAAATAACTTAATATTATTTTACCGATTAAATCCTAATCAAAACACGCAACAGCAGGACAGCGCTTTGCCTATTACTCTACTTGCAATTTCTGCAAACTCTGCGGCACATTAAACCGTTACTCTTTCTCAATCAATCGAGTCGATATCGGCTATTGAAACTTCCGCCGCCGTAGACCTTTGTAACAAATCTACCGAAACAACCACCCGGTAGTTTGCTTTTCTCTTTAAAAGAATACCCTCTAACCCCATTAAAGGACCAGACTTAACTCGCACTTTTGTACCGCTTTGTAAATATTTATAAGGATCCAGTTTAACGTTACTACTTACCAGTATTTTTATATCATTTACTTGTTTCTCTGGAATAGGTGTCGGTGTAAGAGGGTCAGTACCAATTATTCTTACCACACCTCTTGTGCTTATTACATCAAATACATTATCTAATGGTATATTTACAAACAGATATCCAGGAAAGAGAGGCAAGTTAACAAATGCCCTTCTGTCTCTTCTGCGGCTTAATGTTTTGATAAGGGGAAGGAATGAATCAATGTATTTTTCCTTTAGAAACGAATCAACCTGCTTTTCATGGCGAGATCTCGTATGAACAGCAAACCAGTAAGCGATGTTCCTATCCATTTTTCCTTTTCTTGTAATAATTCCTCCCGCTATTCGGTTGTTTGCGGAAGGAAAGGCTCTCTCTCTTTGAGGTATGAGAGCTTATTGTTTATAATAGCAAACGTTTATTTTTTTAAACGTTTACTATTTAAAACATTTCCAAAAAAAAGTCAATACAAAAATTCAAAAAGTTCTTTTGATTCATTTAGTGCAGATACTATTCCATACACCTTTTTAACTCCTCATATTTTTCCTCAAATTCTTTGCAACGGCTCCAATAATATTCTGCCTTACACAATGCCTTATCCAGATTTTGGTTAATATACTTCCATCATCCACGGGATATCTTCGCTGGCAAAACGGATTGTGCTTTCTGTCAGATAATTATATTCTGTCCTGAATTGTTCATAATGGGATAATTCCATATCAGCAAGCGTTTTAAAGATCTTTCGATCGTTCTCATCGGTTGAGATTTCGAAGGCCTTTTTATAAAATTCATACGCCCTCCATTCTGTGTCCACAATAATCTTAATAGCCTCCCCAAATGATGCCGTTATGGACGGCGTTTCAGGCCGGACAATCTTCCATTCTCCGGATTCTTGCAAAACGGGTGTTTGCTGAAATTTCTCCTGATAATACGACAGAAGATATTCGTAGTGCCTTAACTCAATGGCGGCCATGACCTCAAATTTTAAGCGCGCACCCCTATCTTCCATCTGGAATGCAAAATTGGAGTAAAATCGACTTGCCTTCACTTCTTCTGAAATAGCCGTTTCTAAGATGCTTTTGATATCATTCATCGCCATGTAATTTCACCTTATTGAAACATCAGTGTAAATCAGAGTCCAGATGCATTTTTGTGTAAGTTTTTTACCTCCC
Proteins encoded in this region:
- a CDS encoding DUF4258 domain-containing protein is translated as MKIIWTKHAEERQKEWEKRLGVTRQEVEDLVNYPEQIVPGDMDALVAQTKTRKGLLRVPFVEIEGKRKLLTVYWTSKIERYWKEEKENADKI
- a CDS encoding UPF0175 family protein produces the protein MKTEEIKIKYPVGLEHAIHMTKDELEQHICLMAALKMFELGKISLGKAAELAGMSRRGRCKVCKREIS
- a CDS encoding Uma2 family endonuclease encodes the protein MSKETETLVEERKKRRKIPKELIYEMTRGSPIYYRDYDKVLAGGKTLEEVRGSSGLQSYLITLILNLLLSKLSGKYVVLSNEVGFKFPPKSRRNLDIAIFEKEKVKDSLLKDEYIAVPPKVVIEVDTKADLKKYGDVTHYINEKTDDLLGSGVERVIWVLMKERKVMVAEKGKRWFITDWDDEINYIEDIKCSINQLLKM
- a CDS encoding DUF3368 domain-containing protein — its product is MIGTVGVIRFAWTKGLIKEPIHEINKLRMNGFWISEKIIKQFEKDIEGKMSS
- a CDS encoding UpxY family transcription antiterminator — translated: MDRNIAYWFAVHTRSRHEKQVDSFLKEKYIDSFLPLIKTLSRRRDRRAFVNLPLFPGYLFVNIPLDNVFDVISTRGVVRIIGTDPLTPTPIPEKQVNDIKILVSSNVKLDPYKYLQSGTKVRVKSGPLMGLEGILLKRKANYRVVVSVDLLQRSTAAEVSIADIDSID
- a CDS encoding ferritin family protein, with translation MNDIKSILETAISEEVKASRFYSNFAFQMEDRGARLKFEVMAAIELRHYEYLLSYYQEKFQQTPVLQESGEWKIVRPETPSITASFGEAIKIIVDTEWRAYEFYKKAFEISTDENDRKIFKTLADMELSHYEQFRTEYNYLTESTIRFASEDIPWMMEVY